A single genomic interval of Treponema sp. J25 harbors:
- a CDS encoding molybdenum ABC transporter permease → MKFDFVPLWVSLRLGLLVTILAFLTMTPLAWYTVRKDTPLRRFLESLLVIPLSLPPTVLGFYILLCWSPRFFPGKALGAMGFSLPFTFLGLVVACTIAHGPHMYQSLRTSFARIEGDLWNASLLLGKGPVETFFRIVLPLSRRGIISGVLTTFLHTLGDFGLVLMIGGSIPAETRTISIALYEQVEKMNYAVAHRYAAVLIGISFLGVYVLSKLQKES, encoded by the coding sequence ATGAAATTCGATTTTGTTCCCCTCTGGGTTAGTTTGCGCCTGGGCTTATTGGTAACGATTCTTGCCTTTCTTACCATGACGCCCCTGGCGTGGTATACGGTCCGCAAGGATACCCCCCTTCGTCGGTTCCTTGAATCTTTGTTGGTTATCCCCCTGAGCTTACCCCCCACGGTTCTCGGTTTTTATATCCTTTTATGCTGGTCTCCTCGTTTTTTCCCGGGGAAAGCCCTTGGAGCTATGGGTTTCTCGTTACCGTTCACCTTTCTGGGACTTGTCGTAGCCTGTACCATTGCCCATGGTCCCCATATGTATCAATCCTTGCGAACCAGTTTTGCCAGGATAGAAGGGGACCTGTGGAATGCCAGCCTTTTGCTGGGGAAAGGTCCGGTGGAAACGTTTTTTCGGATTGTACTTCCCCTTTCTCGTCGGGGGATAATCTCTGGCGTTTTAACCACCTTTCTGCATACCCTGGGAGATTTTGGTCTTGTGTTAATGATTGGGGGAAGTATCCCCGCAGAAACGAGAACCATTTCTATCGCTCTGTATGAGCAAGTTGAAAAGATGAATTATGCGGTGGCCCACCGGTACGCAGCCGTTTTAATTGGTATTAGTTTCCTGGGAGTGTATGTGCTTAGTAAACTTCAGAAG